A genomic segment from Comamonas terrigena NBRC 13299 encodes:
- a CDS encoding MarR family winged helix-turn-helix transcriptional regulator, whose translation MNTSALPSAVLDAMHNLTLAYRRQMRAALHAQALPLTANELKVLLYVGHHPLCTHKDLVAHTGTDKAQLARLLQQMETHGWLERVPHPQDKRSRCLRLSAQGAEAFTGLRNHRSSLGAQMLAGWSMSEQQQLLDLLRQMHSQLAALPLPQGEGDSLAHDPSYNPPHLHD comes from the coding sequence ATGAACACCTCTGCCCTGCCCTCTGCCGTGCTGGATGCCATGCACAACCTGACGCTGGCCTACCGCCGCCAGATGCGCGCGGCCCTGCACGCCCAGGCGCTGCCGCTGACGGCCAATGAGCTGAAAGTGCTGCTGTACGTGGGCCACCATCCCCTGTGCACCCACAAGGACCTGGTGGCGCATACCGGCACCGACAAGGCCCAGCTGGCACGCCTGCTGCAGCAGATGGAAACCCATGGCTGGCTGGAGAGGGTGCCCCATCCACAGGACAAGCGCAGCCGCTGCCTGCGCCTGAGCGCCCAGGGCGCTGAAGCCTTCACCGGTCTGCGCAACCACCGCAGCAGCCTGGGCGCGCAGATGCTGGCGGGCTGGTCGATGTCGGAACAGCAGCAGTTGCTGGACCTGCTGCGCCAGATGCACAGCCAGCTGGCCGCCCTGCCGCTGCCGCAAGGCGAAGGCGATTCGCTGGCACACGACCCCAGCTACAACCCACCCCATCTGCACGACTGA
- a CDS encoding siderophore-interacting protein: MPTTDIAATGSTIPDTALRVERVRHVFAAHHLQLQSREVVSPGFVRITLAGADLTGFRSDGFDDHIKFLLPQPGQDKPNLPQMVDGRPHFDGERPVARDYTPVRWDAAKGQLVLEFALHDHGPAAEWARTAQIGQWAGVAGPRGSMVIPAGFAWHWLLGDDSALPAVERRLAELPATARVTVRLKVAAADRRPLPSAAQVDLQWVDDLAEAAAALPLPSEDGYIWAAGEHNDMAALRTVFKDKGASLKRMRISAYWKRGQADHHEELVQE; the protein is encoded by the coding sequence ATGCCCACCACCGATATCGCAGCCACCGGCTCAACCATCCCCGACACCGCCCTGCGCGTGGAGCGTGTGCGCCACGTGTTTGCCGCGCACCACCTGCAGCTGCAATCGCGCGAAGTGGTCAGCCCCGGCTTTGTGCGCATCACGCTGGCGGGGGCCGATCTGACGGGTTTTCGCAGCGACGGCTTTGATGACCACATCAAGTTCCTGCTGCCCCAGCCCGGCCAGGACAAGCCCAACCTGCCGCAGATGGTGGACGGTCGTCCCCACTTTGACGGCGAGCGCCCTGTCGCGCGGGACTACACCCCGGTGCGCTGGGATGCCGCCAAAGGCCAGCTGGTGCTGGAGTTTGCCCTGCATGACCACGGCCCGGCCGCCGAATGGGCGCGCACCGCGCAGATCGGCCAATGGGCCGGGGTGGCCGGACCGCGTGGCAGCATGGTGATTCCCGCCGGCTTTGCCTGGCACTGGCTGCTGGGCGATGACAGCGCGCTGCCCGCCGTGGAACGCCGCCTGGCGGAGCTGCCGGCCACGGCCCGTGTGACCGTACGCCTGAAGGTGGCAGCGGCCGACCGCCGTCCGCTGCCCAGCGCTGCCCAGGTGGACCTGCAGTGGGTGGACGATCTGGCCGAGGCCGCTGCCGCCCTGCCGCTGCCGTCCGAAGACGGCTACATCTGGGCCGCAGGCGAGCACAACGACATGGCCGCGCTGCGCACCGTCTTCAAGGACAAGGGCGCTTCGCTCAAGCGCATGCGCATCTCCGCCTACTGGAAGCGCGGTCAGGCGGACCACCACGAGGAACTGGTGCAGGAGTGA
- a CDS encoding glutathione S-transferase family protein, translating to MPHLTLFYAPHTCALATRIALNEAGADYQLQYVDFSQNAQRSGEYLALNPLGRVPALRLEDGSTVLTETVALLAYVAQRFPDAHLAPTDPVQFARMQGFHSYLASTVHVAHAHGRRGARWSDDPAAITSMQDKVAANMAECCALIEAHWLDRGPWVLGETFSVADAYLFTIAGWLHGDGVEIAHFPRLADHYQRMQLRPAVRAALHD from the coding sequence ATGCCCCACCTGACCCTGTTCTACGCCCCGCACACCTGCGCCCTGGCCACCCGCATTGCCCTGAACGAGGCCGGTGCCGACTACCAGCTGCAGTACGTCGACTTCAGCCAGAACGCCCAGCGCAGCGGCGAATACCTGGCGCTGAACCCGCTGGGCCGTGTGCCCGCGCTGCGGCTGGAAGACGGCAGCACCGTGCTGACCGAGACCGTGGCCCTGCTGGCCTATGTGGCCCAGCGCTTTCCCGACGCCCATCTGGCCCCCACCGACCCGGTGCAGTTCGCCCGCATGCAGGGCTTTCACAGCTACCTGGCCAGCACCGTGCATGTGGCCCACGCCCACGGCCGGCGCGGCGCACGCTGGAGCGACGATCCCGCGGCCATCACCTCCATGCAGGACAAGGTCGCCGCCAACATGGCGGAGTGCTGTGCGCTGATCGAAGCCCATTGGCTGGACCGCGGCCCCTGGGTGCTGGGCGAGACCTTCTCCGTGGCCGACGCCTATCTGTTCACCATCGCCGGCTGGCTGCACGGCGACGGCGTGGAAATCGCCCACTTCCCGCGTCTGGCCGACCACTACCAGCGCATGCAACTGCGGCCTGCCGTGCGGGCCGCCCTGCACGACTGA
- the radA gene encoding DNA repair protein RadA, translated as MAKDKTIYTCNACGGTTPRWLGKCPNCGAWNSLIETVPDSASGGKNRLSAPQGYAGLANAQPVTPLAAIEAQDVARTPSGIEELDRVLGGGVVEGGVVLIGGDPGIGKSTLLLQAMDALQRAGLPTLYVTGEESGAQVAMRSRRLGIDGSQVNLLAEIQLEKILATVEATQPAVVVIDSIQTVYSDQLTSAPGSVAQVRECAAHLTRMAKSTGVTVILVGHVTKEGALAGPRVLEHMVDTVLYFEGDTHSPHRLVRAIKNRFGAVNEIGVFAMTEKGLKGVSNPSAIFLSQHTEPVPGSCVLVTLEGTRPLLVEIQALVDGGGPSPRRLSVGLDKDRLAMLLAVLNRHAGVACADQDVFVNAVGGVRIGEPAADLAVMLSITSSLRGKALPKGFIAFGEVGLAGEVRPAPRGQDRLKEAAKLGFTVAVVPKANAPKKAIAGLKIHTVERVDEAMQIVRGLE; from the coding sequence ATGGCCAAGGACAAAACCATCTACACCTGCAACGCATGCGGCGGTACCACGCCGCGCTGGCTGGGCAAATGCCCGAACTGCGGGGCGTGGAACAGCCTGATCGAGACCGTGCCCGACAGCGCGTCCGGCGGCAAGAACCGCCTGAGCGCCCCCCAGGGCTATGCCGGTCTGGCCAATGCCCAGCCGGTGACGCCGCTGGCGGCCATCGAGGCGCAGGATGTGGCGCGCACGCCCAGCGGCATCGAGGAACTGGACCGCGTGCTGGGCGGCGGGGTGGTCGAAGGCGGGGTGGTGCTGATCGGCGGCGATCCGGGCATCGGCAAATCCACGCTGCTGCTGCAGGCCATGGACGCGCTGCAGCGCGCCGGTCTGCCCACCCTGTATGTGACCGGCGAGGAGAGCGGGGCCCAGGTGGCGATGCGTTCGCGCCGGCTGGGCATCGACGGAAGTCAGGTCAACCTGCTGGCCGAGATCCAGCTGGAGAAGATCCTGGCCACGGTGGAGGCCACGCAGCCGGCCGTGGTGGTGATCGACTCCATCCAGACCGTGTATTCCGACCAGCTCACCAGCGCCCCCGGCTCGGTGGCGCAGGTGCGCGAATGCGCGGCGCACCTGACGCGTATGGCCAAGAGCACCGGGGTGACCGTGATCCTGGTGGGCCATGTGACCAAGGAGGGCGCGCTGGCCGGCCCGCGTGTGCTGGAGCACATGGTGGACACGGTGCTGTACTTCGAGGGCGACACCCACAGTCCGCACCGCCTGGTCCGCGCCATCAAGAACCGCTTTGGTGCGGTGAACGAGATCGGCGTGTTCGCCATGACGGAAAAAGGCCTGAAGGGGGTGAGCAACCCCAGCGCCATCTTCCTGAGCCAGCACACCGAGCCCGTGCCTGGCAGCTGCGTGCTGGTCACGCTGGAAGGCACGCGCCCGCTGCTGGTGGAGATCCAGGCGCTGGTCGACGGCGGCGGCCCCTCGCCACGGCGCCTGTCGGTGGGCCTGGACAAGGACCGCCTGGCCATGCTGCTGGCCGTGCTCAACCGCCATGCCGGGGTGGCCTGCGCCGACCAGGATGTGTTTGTCAACGCCGTGGGCGGGGTGCGCATCGGCGAGCCGGCGGCCGATCTGGCGGTGATGCTGTCCATCACCAGCAGCCTGCGCGGCAAGGCCCTGCCCAAGGGCTTTATTGCCTTTGGCGAAGTCGGCCTGGCCGGTGAGGTGCGGCCGGCGCCGCGCGGTCAGGATCGGTTGAAGGAGGCCGCCAAGCTGGGCTTCACGGTGGCCGTGGTGCCCAAGGCGAACGCGCCCAAGAAGGCGATTGCCGGCCTGAAGATCCACACCGTGGAGCGCGTGGACGAGGCCATGCAGATCGTGCGCGGACTGGAATAA
- a CDS encoding glycerate kinase, with product MNFRKFVVPVGLAILFYAAHRSYGWMGVAAVGGGTVMWLLLHFTRLMTIVRRASNQPIGYVGSAIMLNVKLKPKVSLMHVIAMTRSLGQRMSKEGQDPEIFRWTDGTNSHVTCEFVGGRLMKWTLQRPPQPEATATDAAQAPAALPPVAH from the coding sequence ATGAATTTTCGCAAGTTTGTGGTGCCAGTGGGTCTGGCCATTCTGTTTTACGCGGCCCACCGCTCCTATGGCTGGATGGGCGTGGCGGCCGTGGGTGGCGGCACGGTGATGTGGCTGCTGCTGCACTTCACCCGGCTGATGACCATTGTGCGCCGTGCCTCCAACCAGCCCATCGGCTATGTGGGCAGCGCCATCATGCTGAACGTCAAGCTCAAGCCCAAGGTCAGCCTGATGCATGTGATCGCCATGACACGTTCGCTGGGCCAGCGCATGTCGAAGGAAGGTCAGGATCCGGAAATCTTCCGCTGGACCGACGGCACCAACTCCCATGTCACCTGTGAATTCGTCGGCGGCCGCCTGATGAAGTGGACGCTGCAGCGCCCGCCGCAGCCCGAAGCCACGGCCACCGATGCTGCGCAGGCTCCTGCTGCCCTGCCTCCTGTGGCTCACTGA
- a CDS encoding branched-chain amino acid transaminase, which produces MSPVVPSMSDRDGKIWMDGQMVEWRDAKVHVLTHTLHYGCGAFEGVRAYDTAQGTAIFRLEDHTKRLFNSAKILRMQIPFTQEQVNQAQVDVVKANQLQSCYLRPLTWIGDRKLGVSPKGNSIHLMVAAWAWGAYLGEEGMQRGIRVKVSSFTRHHVNITMSQAKAVSNYTNSILANTEALDDGYDEAILLDAAGFVSEGSGENIFVIKDGVVYTPDLSAGALNGITRNTVFHICKDLGLEVVQKRITRDELYIADEVFFTGTAAEVTPIREVDRLPIGEGRRGPLTEKIQNAFFDIVNGRNPKYTHWLTRV; this is translated from the coding sequence ATGAGCCCCGTAGTTCCCTCGATGTCCGACCGTGATGGCAAGATCTGGATGGATGGCCAGATGGTGGAGTGGCGTGACGCCAAGGTCCACGTACTGACCCACACGCTGCACTACGGCTGCGGCGCCTTCGAAGGCGTGCGTGCCTATGACACCGCCCAGGGCACGGCCATCTTCCGCCTGGAAGACCATACCAAGCGCCTGTTCAACAGCGCCAAGATCCTGCGCATGCAGATCCCGTTCACCCAGGAACAGGTGAACCAGGCCCAGGTGGACGTGGTCAAGGCCAACCAGCTCCAGTCCTGCTACCTGCGCCCGCTGACCTGGATTGGCGACCGCAAGCTGGGCGTGAGCCCCAAGGGCAACAGCATCCACCTGATGGTGGCGGCCTGGGCCTGGGGTGCCTACCTGGGCGAAGAAGGCATGCAGCGCGGCATCCGCGTGAAGGTGTCGAGCTTCACCCGCCACCATGTGAACATCACCATGAGCCAGGCCAAGGCGGTGAGCAACTACACCAACTCCATCCTGGCCAACACCGAAGCGCTGGACGATGGCTACGACGAAGCCATCTTGCTGGATGCGGCCGGCTTTGTGTCCGAAGGTTCGGGCGAGAACATCTTTGTGATCAAGGACGGCGTGGTCTATACGCCTGACCTGTCCGCCGGCGCCCTGAACGGCATCACCCGCAACACCGTGTTCCACATCTGCAAGGATCTGGGCCTGGAAGTGGTGCAAAAGCGCATCACCCGTGACGAGTTGTACATCGCCGACGAAGTCTTCTTCACCGGCACGGCCGCCGAAGTGACGCCCATCCGCGAAGTGGACCGCCTGCCCATCGGCGAAGGCCGCCGTGGCCCCCTCACTGAAAAGATTCAAAACGCGTTCTTTGACATCGTCAACGGACGCAATCCCAAATACACCCACTGGTTGACCCGGGTGTAA
- a CDS encoding zinc-finger domain-containing protein: MSTTAVVELAAKDLNAQGGVYCPSPKADMKLWNSHPKVYLDVAHTGQAKCPYCGTTYRLKEGEVFAGGH; this comes from the coding sequence ATGAGCACGACTGCCGTTGTAGAACTGGCCGCCAAGGATTTGAATGCCCAAGGCGGCGTCTACTGCCCCAGCCCCAAGGCCGACATGAAGCTGTGGAACAGCCACCCCAAGGTCTACCTGGATGTGGCCCATACCGGCCAGGCCAAGTGCCCCTACTGCGGCACGACCTACCGCCTGAAAGAGGGCGAGGTGTTTGCGGGTGGCCACTGA
- a CDS encoding glycosyltransferase family 2 protein produces MATDHILASDDSAPAERCFALDAVTAVIVTFNSAHCAEALGAQLADWPHVIVVDNGSADDTPARIRAALPQAQVLELGENRGFGAANNAALHQVRTPFALLMNPDCAVMAADAQALLASMADWPHAAIMAPQLVGGDGGKQVNYGWVRHLWASKGPAAEGVTCVGNACGAAMLLRLNAMPTRDWFDTRFFLYYEDEDLCLRLLQAGKPVLIEPSVHVAHANRGSVRGPRPLSVEYGRGYHHARSKVLFTAKHQGHAAAIEHRRRALWGAVGLLALRVFAPSPKHVARVWGRVVGLWSAPVQY; encoded by the coding sequence GTGGCCACTGATCACATCCTGGCGTCCGACGACAGCGCTCCCGCGGAGCGCTGTTTCGCTTTGGATGCCGTCACCGCCGTCATCGTGACCTTCAACAGCGCGCACTGTGCCGAGGCACTGGGCGCGCAGCTGGCGGATTGGCCGCATGTCATCGTGGTGGACAACGGCAGCGCCGACGACACGCCGGCCCGTATCCGTGCGGCCCTGCCGCAGGCCCAGGTGCTGGAGCTGGGGGAGAACCGGGGATTTGGTGCGGCCAACAATGCCGCCTTGCACCAGGTCCGGACCCCTTTTGCGCTACTGATGAATCCGGACTGCGCGGTGATGGCCGCCGATGCACAGGCGCTGCTGGCATCCATGGCCGATTGGCCGCACGCGGCCATCATGGCACCGCAGCTGGTGGGTGGTGATGGTGGCAAACAGGTCAACTACGGCTGGGTACGCCACCTGTGGGCGTCCAAGGGCCCGGCTGCCGAGGGCGTGACCTGTGTCGGCAACGCCTGCGGTGCGGCCATGCTGCTGCGTTTGAACGCCATGCCCACGCGCGACTGGTTCGACACGCGCTTTTTCCTGTACTACGAAGACGAAGACCTGTGTCTGCGCCTGTTGCAGGCCGGCAAGCCTGTGCTGATCGAGCCGTCCGTGCACGTGGCCCATGCCAACCGCGGGTCGGTGCGCGGTCCACGTCCGCTGAGCGTGGAATACGGGCGTGGCTACCACCATGCCCGCTCCAAGGTGCTGTTCACGGCCAAGCACCAGGGGCATGCGGCGGCCATCGAGCACCGCCGCCGTGCCCTGTGGGGCGCCGTGGGCTTGCTGGCCCTGCGTGTCTTTGCACCGTCGCCCAAGCATGTGGCGCGGGTGTGGGGGCGTGTCGTGGGCCTGTGGTCTGCGCCGGTGCAATACTGA
- a CDS encoding glycosyltransferase family 2 protein produces the protein MSRLSIVVLTLNEAHNIEACLRSAQGVADQILVVDSGSQDATVSLAQGLGAEVVAYPDWQGFGEQRSRALQHVRADWVFFLDADERLTPALADEIRQVVAGNAEAVWEVEWEQMAYGQSLGRMRGTGGVARLFPMRVLEGFSGAVHEGAVLRTAVPTRHLRQRLPHFSRETIYGSLVKLAQYVQLGALKRHQAGKRGGVLRGLGSGIANFTRLYVFQRGFLCGRAGFLYSFFVGLECFFRYVALEVDRDQLKKPVRR, from the coding sequence ATGAGCCGATTGAGCATTGTGGTGCTGACCTTGAACGAGGCGCACAACATCGAAGCCTGCCTGCGCAGCGCCCAGGGCGTGGCCGACCAGATTCTGGTGGTGGACAGCGGCAGCCAGGATGCGACTGTGTCTCTGGCCCAGGGACTGGGCGCCGAGGTGGTGGCGTACCCGGACTGGCAAGGGTTTGGCGAACAGCGCAGCCGCGCACTGCAGCATGTACGGGCGGACTGGGTGTTCTTTCTGGATGCCGATGAGCGCCTGACCCCGGCACTGGCCGACGAAATCCGCCAGGTGGTGGCAGGCAACGCAGAAGCCGTCTGGGAAGTGGAGTGGGAGCAGATGGCCTACGGGCAGTCGCTGGGGCGCATGCGTGGCACCGGCGGCGTGGCACGGCTGTTTCCGATGCGGGTGCTCGAAGGCTTCAGCGGTGCGGTGCATGAAGGGGCGGTGCTGCGCACTGCAGTACCCACCCGGCATCTGCGCCAGCGCCTGCCGCATTTCTCGCGTGAAACCATTTATGGCAGCTTGGTGAAGCTGGCGCAGTATGTCCAATTGGGCGCGCTGAAACGGCACCAGGCGGGAAAGCGCGGTGGCGTTCTGCGCGGTCTGGGCTCCGGTATTGCCAATTTCACCCGCCTGTACGTCTTTCAGCGTGGTTTTCTGTGCGGTCGCGCAGGGTTTCTCTATAGTTTTTTTGTCGGGCTGGAATGTTTCTTCCGCTACGTGGCGCTGGAAGTGGACCGCGACCAACTGAAGAAGCCGGTGCGGCGTTGA
- a CDS encoding O-antigen ligase family protein encodes MALGNIAMLLTGLLALLSGVLWRERSTWRRAPYPWLMLGLYGVVLLGGLWSSALWGDIQLNYTKYIKLLLGAVFFVLLAQPQWRTRCLQAFSACMLFILVSVYANIWLQLPWSKTQNLGWGVDHTVIGDYITQNIMMSFFVVLALWYGKNAPRLSLRLLAAAVALLAAVAITQLSLGRTGYVLLMLGVSSFVFFALKGYQRWLALLTIVVAAGGAYAVSQTAQDRVHLAIAEARDSEKMEITSIGGRINFWKHTWELVQQKPLTGWGTGSYHDEWCRHVTEPGWCDFGDRHPHNQYLLFWMENGLIGVLLFIGILAATAHSVWRDDRWRPVVLSFLVILATNSLINVSLWSSRESHFFTMMLSLLAAQAYFGTRQTSVALEKDRM; translated from the coding sequence ATGGCATTGGGCAATATCGCCATGCTGCTGACGGGCCTGTTGGCGCTGCTCAGCGGGGTGTTGTGGCGTGAACGCAGTACATGGCGCCGTGCGCCGTACCCCTGGCTGATGCTGGGCCTGTATGGCGTGGTGTTGCTGGGCGGCCTGTGGAGCAGTGCTCTTTGGGGCGACATTCAACTGAACTACACCAAGTACATCAAGCTGCTGCTGGGGGCGGTGTTCTTTGTCCTGCTGGCTCAGCCGCAGTGGCGCACACGGTGCCTGCAGGCGTTCAGTGCCTGCATGCTGTTCATTCTGGTGTCGGTCTACGCCAACATCTGGCTGCAGCTGCCATGGTCGAAGACCCAGAATCTGGGCTGGGGCGTGGACCACACGGTGATTGGCGACTACATCACGCAGAACATCATGATGTCGTTCTTTGTGGTGCTGGCGCTGTGGTACGGCAAGAATGCTCCCCGGTTGTCCCTGCGGCTGCTGGCCGCGGCAGTGGCCTTGCTGGCGGCCGTGGCCATCACCCAGTTATCGCTGGGGCGCACCGGCTATGTGCTGTTGATGCTGGGCGTGAGCAGCTTTGTGTTCTTTGCACTGAAAGGCTATCAGCGCTGGCTGGCACTGCTCACCATTGTGGTGGCAGCGGGCGGTGCCTACGCCGTGTCTCAGACGGCCCAGGATCGCGTGCATCTGGCGATTGCCGAAGCCCGCGACAGTGAGAAGATGGAGATCACCAGCATTGGTGGCCGCATCAATTTCTGGAAGCACACCTGGGAGCTGGTGCAGCAAAAGCCGCTGACCGGTTGGGGCACCGGCAGCTACCACGATGAATGGTGCCGTCATGTGACGGAACCCGGGTGGTGTGATTTCGGCGACCGCCACCCCCACAACCAGTATCTGTTGTTCTGGATGGAAAACGGCCTGATTGGCGTGTTGCTCTTCATCGGCATCCTGGCGGCCACGGCCCATTCCGTCTGGCGTGATGACCGCTGGCGTCCGGTGGTGCTGAGCTTCCTCGTGATCCTGGCAACCAACAGCCTGATCAATGTGTCGCTGTGGAGCTCGCGCGAGAGCCATTTCTTCACCATGATGCTGAGCTTGCTGGCAGCGCAGGCCTATTTTGGAACGCGGCAAACGTCTGTCGCCTTAGAGAAGGACCGAATGTGA
- a CDS encoding YrbL family protein yields the protein MIVDVSRLSLLGEGTVKRVYALPDDDGKVLKLIRPELVAPDGGFAKHGRLKRAFAQGVYRQFRREIIQYLQLSKAAYHQQTTFFPMETPYGLVPTTQGLGLVTEKILGPDGLPQTLEALAAAGALEAKHYTALEQFFDACADLHLVFGEVNVAGLMYTESRSGGPEFVLVDGIGEKLLIPVRSWFKSVNTSYVRKVQRRLMGQVQALVQAAAQA from the coding sequence GTGATTGTGGATGTGAGCCGCCTGTCCCTGCTGGGCGAAGGAACCGTGAAGCGTGTCTATGCCCTGCCCGATGATGACGGCAAGGTGCTCAAGCTGATCCGCCCCGAGCTGGTGGCGCCGGACGGGGGCTTCGCCAAACATGGCCGGCTCAAGCGTGCGTTTGCCCAGGGTGTGTACCGGCAGTTCCGGCGCGAGATCATCCAGTACCTGCAGCTGTCCAAGGCGGCGTACCACCAGCAGACCACCTTCTTTCCGATGGAAACGCCGTATGGGCTGGTGCCCACGACCCAGGGCCTGGGCCTGGTGACCGAAAAAATCCTCGGCCCGGACGGCCTGCCCCAGACGCTCGAAGCGCTCGCTGCCGCCGGCGCGCTGGAGGCCAAGCACTACACCGCGCTGGAGCAGTTCTTCGATGCCTGTGCAGACCTGCACCTGGTGTTTGGGGAAGTGAATGTGGCGGGCTTGATGTACACCGAATCGCGCTCGGGCGGGCCGGAGTTCGTGCTGGTGGACGGGATTGGCGAGAAGCTGCTGATTCCGGTGCGCAGCTGGTTCAAAAGCGTCAACACCAGCTATGTGCGCAAGGTGCAGCGCCGTCTGATGGGGCAGGTGCAGGCCCTGGTACAGGCGGCTGCGCAGGCCTGA
- a CDS encoding HAMP domain-containing sensor histidine kinase, with protein MFKAFSQRLYLRIWLAVVLGVAILTLLVGWAWKEAAEQNARNQTQVNQIARELVLTDPDGKVIAQGSATRAPTPPQEGVLFDIVTPDGDLLQLHMAPRPDRGDRNERGGGPHGGRPPPGGYAAFWLSPPFGFLWMLALVGVAVAVGVFPIIRRLLQRLENLQRGVQRFGEGDLSVRVATKGDDEVADLARQFNAAAERIETLVTSHKTLLANASHELRSPLTRIRMGLELMGDGQPSASAKAEILRNIGELDQLVDEILLASRLESKETDVGTPESVDLIGLAAEECARVEAELDLQGTSPLEVQGIAKLLRRAVRNLLENARRYSHGDITLTLAQEGDMALIRVQDHGPGVPAAQRERIFEKFYRLPGASERSGGVGLGLSLVRSIAERHGGTVRATDRTDGAAGACFELRLPL; from the coding sequence ATGTTCAAGGCTTTCTCCCAGCGCCTGTACCTGCGCATCTGGCTGGCCGTGGTGCTGGGCGTGGCGATTCTGACCCTGCTGGTCGGCTGGGCCTGGAAAGAGGCCGCGGAACAGAATGCCCGCAACCAGACCCAGGTGAACCAGATCGCCCGCGAGCTGGTGCTGACCGATCCGGACGGCAAAGTCATTGCCCAGGGCAGTGCCACGCGCGCGCCGACACCCCCACAGGAAGGGGTGCTGTTCGACATCGTCACGCCCGACGGGGATTTGCTGCAGCTGCACATGGCCCCCCGCCCCGACCGGGGTGACCGCAACGAGCGCGGCGGCGGCCCCCATGGCGGCCGCCCGCCCCCTGGCGGCTACGCGGCTTTCTGGCTCAGCCCGCCTTTCGGCTTTCTGTGGATGCTGGCCCTGGTGGGTGTCGCGGTGGCCGTGGGGGTGTTCCCCATCATCCGCCGCCTGCTGCAACGCCTGGAGAACCTGCAGCGCGGCGTGCAGCGCTTCGGCGAGGGCGATCTGTCCGTGCGCGTGGCCACCAAGGGCGATGACGAAGTGGCCGACCTGGCCCGCCAGTTCAATGCCGCCGCCGAGCGCATCGAAACCCTGGTGACCTCGCACAAGACCTTGCTGGCCAATGCCTCGCACGAGCTGCGCTCGCCGTTGACGCGCATCCGCATGGGCCTGGAGCTGATGGGCGATGGCCAGCCGTCAGCCAGTGCCAAGGCCGAGATCCTGCGCAACATCGGAGAGTTGGACCAGCTGGTGGACGAAATCCTGCTGGCCAGCCGCCTGGAATCCAAGGAAACCGATGTGGGCACACCCGAATCGGTGGACCTGATCGGTCTGGCCGCCGAGGAATGCGCCCGCGTGGAAGCCGAGCTGGACCTGCAAGGCACCAGCCCGCTGGAGGTGCAGGGCATTGCCAAGCTGCTGCGCCGTGCCGTGCGCAATCTGCTGGAAAATGCCCGCCGCTACAGCCACGGCGATATCACGCTGACCCTGGCGCAGGAAGGCGACATGGCTCTGATCCGGGTGCAGGACCACGGCCCCGGTGTGCCGGCCGCGCAGCGCGAACGCATTTTCGAGAAGTTCTACCGCCTGCCCGGGGCCAGCGAACGCTCGGGTGGCGTGGGCCTGGGCCTGTCGCTGGTGCGATCGATTGCCGAACGCCATGGCGGCACGGTGCGCGCCACCGACCGCACCGACGGTGCAGCAGGCGCGTGCTTTGAATTGCGGCTTCCGCTGTAA
- a CDS encoding response regulator, which yields MSTHTLLMIEDDARLAQMVSEYLGQNSLAVIHCADATSGLERLQPSDPSELPDLVILDLMLPDMDGLEVCRRLRALPGVAAKVPVLMLTAKGDPMDRVIGLEMGADDYLPKPFEPRELLARIRAILRRRGSEGAPASQPIPALRFGSLEIDRDARTVTVASQPCELTSYQFDLLVALAERAGRVLTRDQIMEAVRGRELEAFDRSIDVHMGRIRAAIEADSKNPKRILTVRGVGYVFAKQQD from the coding sequence ATGAGCACCCACACCCTGCTGATGATCGAAGACGATGCCCGCCTGGCCCAGATGGTCAGCGAGTATCTGGGCCAGAACAGCCTGGCCGTCATCCACTGCGCCGACGCCACCAGCGGACTGGAACGCCTGCAGCCCAGCGATCCGTCCGAGCTGCCCGATCTGGTGATCCTGGATCTGATGCTGCCCGACATGGACGGCCTGGAGGTCTGCCGCCGCCTGCGTGCCCTGCCCGGCGTGGCCGCCAAGGTACCGGTGCTGATGCTGACCGCCAAGGGTGACCCCATGGACCGGGTGATCGGCCTGGAAATGGGCGCCGACGACTACCTGCCCAAGCCTTTCGAGCCACGCGAGCTGCTGGCCCGCATCCGCGCCATCCTGCGCCGCCGCGGCAGCGAAGGCGCCCCGGCCAGCCAGCCCATTCCAGCGCTGCGCTTTGGTTCGCTGGAGATCGACCGCGATGCCCGCACCGTCACCGTGGCCAGCCAGCCCTGCGAACTGACCAGCTACCAGTTCGACCTGCTGGTGGCCCTGGCCGAGCGCGCCGGCCGGGTGCTGACCCGCGACCAGATCATGGAGGCCGTGCGTGGCCGCGAACTGGAAGCCTTTGACCGCTCCATCGACGTGCACATGGGCCGCATCCGTGCGGCCATTGAAGCGGATTCCAAGAACCCCAAACGCATCCTGACCGTGCGCGGCGTGGGCTACGTCTTCGCCAAGCAGCAGGACTGA